A genomic segment from Cyprinus carpio isolate SPL01 unplaced genomic scaffold, ASM1834038v1 S000006696, whole genome shotgun sequence encodes:
- the LOC109060322 gene encoding START domain-containing protein 10-like isoform X1 encodes MSRGTGIIPDESMFNEFKRQCLSTENWLSKYDKNDMEVWVEVAPLSASTNSKGNLSKVHKIKCRMNIKDVSAATMFDVLHDGMYRKTWDPTMLESFDIARLAPNADVGYYSWLCPNPLKNRDVVTLRSWQVSENEYVIINFSVKHPKFPPRKDLVRAVSLLTGYLIRPTGPNSCIFTYLSQADPRGSLPKWVVNKGSQVLAPKVLRSVHKAGQNYPAWKAANSPDHKPWLYPIQSELPMMDPAELSIQRGDSLENVDESLTKDAKESEDSS; translated from the exons ATGTCTCGCGGTACGGGAATAATTCCAGATGAATCCATGTTTAATGAATTCAAAAGACAATGCTTGTCCACGGAGAACTGGCTcagtaaatatgataaaaatgacaTGGAGGTCTGGGTCGAGGTGGCCCCTTTATCAGCTTCTACAAACAGCAAAGGGAACTTATCCAAAGTGCACAAAATCAAG TGTAGAATGAACATAAAGGATGTATCGGCTGCCACCATGTTTGACGTGCTTCATGACGGCATGTACCGGAAGACATGGGACCCTACAATGCTTGAGAGTTTTGACATCGCTCGTCTGGCTCCTAATGCTGATGTGGGCTACTATTCAT GGCTCTGCCCAAACCCATTGAAGAACAGAGATGTGGTGACCCTGCGCTCATGGCAGGTATCTGAAAATGAGTATGTGATCATTAACTTCTCAGTGAAACATCCG AAATTTCCCCCACGGAAGGATCTGGTAAGGGCCGTTTCCCTTCTGACAGGTTACCTGATCAGACCAACAGGGCCCAACAGCTGCATTTTCACGTACCTCTCACAAGCTGATCCCAGAG GGTCTCTTCCAAAGTGGGTCGTCAACAAGGGATCTCAGGTCCTGGCTCCAAAA GTCTTAAGAAGTGTCCATAAAGCCGGTCAGAACTACCCTGCGTGGAAAGCAGCAAATTCTCCAGATCATAAGCCGTGGCTGTACCCCATACAGAGTGAACTGCCCATGATGGATCCAGCAGAGCTGTCCATCCAGCGTGGAGACTCGCTCGAGAACGTGGATGAGAGCTTGACCAAGGATGCTAAAGAGAGTGAGGATAGTAGTTAA
- the LOC109060322 gene encoding START domain-containing protein 10-like isoform X2, whose amino-acid sequence MIKMTWRSGSRWPLYQLLQTAKGTYPKCTKSRMNIKDVSAATMFDVLHDGMYRKTWDPTMLESFDIARLAPNADVGYYSWLCPNPLKNRDVVTLRSWQVSENEYVIINFSVKHPKFPPRKDLVRAVSLLTGYLIRPTGPNSCIFTYLSQADPRGSLPKWVVNKGSQVLAPKVLRSVHKAGQNYPAWKAANSPDHKPWLYPIQSELPMMDPAELSIQRGDSLENVDESLTKDAKESEDSS is encoded by the exons atgataaaaatgacaTGGAGGTCTGGGTCGAGGTGGCCCCTTTATCAGCTTCTACAAACAGCAAAGGGAACTTATCCAAAGTGCACAAAATCAAG AATGAACATAAAGGATGTATCGGCTGCCACCATGTTTGACGTGCTTCATGACGGCATGTACCGGAAGACATGGGACCCTACAATGCTTGAGAGTTTTGACATCGCTCGTCTGGCTCCTAATGCTGATGTGGGCTACTATTCAT GGCTCTGCCCAAACCCATTGAAGAACAGAGATGTGGTGACCCTGCGCTCATGGCAGGTATCTGAAAATGAGTATGTGATCATTAACTTCTCAGTGAAACATCCG AAATTTCCCCCACGGAAGGATCTGGTAAGGGCCGTTTCCCTTCTGACAGGTTACCTGATCAGACCAACAGGGCCCAACAGCTGCATTTTCACGTACCTCTCACAAGCTGATCCCAGAG GGTCTCTTCCAAAGTGGGTCGTCAACAAGGGATCTCAGGTCCTGGCTCCAAAA GTCTTAAGAAGTGTCCATAAAGCCGGTCAGAACTACCCTGCGTGGAAAGCAGCAAATTCTCCAGATCATAAGCCGTGGCTGTACCCCATACAGAGTGAACTGCCCATGATGGATCCAGCAGAGCTGTCCATCCAGCGTGGAGACTCGCTCGAGAACGTGGATGAGAGCTTGACCAAGGATGCTAAAGAGAGTGAGGATAGTAGTTAA
- the LOC109060321 gene encoding PDZ domain-containing protein 11-like isoform X2, which translates to MDQKIPYDDYQLPVVFLPSYESPPAWIPPQERIQHPDYNNELTQFLPRTIVLNKPPGAQLGFNIRGGKASQLGIFISKVVPDSDAHRAGLQEGDQVLSVNDVDFQDIEHSKAVEILKTAREILIKVRYFPYNYQRQKERTVH; encoded by the exons ATGGACCAAAAGATTCCGTACGATGATTATCAACTGCCAGTAGTGTTTCTTCCTTCCTATGAGAGCCCTCCTGCATGGATCCCTCCACAAGAG AGGATACAACACCCTGACTACAACAATGAACTCACTCAGTTCCTACCTCGCACTATAGTGTTAAATAAGCCCCCTGGTGCACAACTGGGCTTCAATATCCGTGGAGGAAAGGCCTCACAGCTTGGTATATTTATTTCAAAG GTGGTGCCAGATTCAGATGCCCACAGGGCAGGACTGCAAGAGGGCGATCAGGTGCTTTCTGTCAATGATGTGGACTTTCAAGACATTGAGCATTCAAAG GCTGTGGAGATTTTAAAGACTGCAAGAGAGATTTTGATAAAGGTTCGATACTTCCCTTACA ACTACCAGCGGCAGAAGGAGAGGACTGTACACTAG
- the LOC109060321 gene encoding PDZ domain-containing protein 11-like isoform X1, which translates to MICRRAWLMVRSRSACSKNMDQKIPYDDYQLPVVFLPSYESPPAWIPPQERIQHPDYNNELTQFLPRTIVLNKPPGAQLGFNIRGGKASQLGIFISKVVPDSDAHRAGLQEGDQVLSVNDVDFQDIEHSKAVEILKTAREILIKVRYFPYNYQRQKERTVH; encoded by the exons ATGATCTGTAGGAGGGCGTGGCTAATGGTTCGCTCGAGGAGTGCTTG CTCGAAAAACATGGACCAAAAGATTCCGTACGATGATTATCAACTGCCAGTAGTGTTTCTTCCTTCCTATGAGAGCCCTCCTGCATGGATCCCTCCACAAGAG AGGATACAACACCCTGACTACAACAATGAACTCACTCAGTTCCTACCTCGCACTATAGTGTTAAATAAGCCCCCTGGTGCACAACTGGGCTTCAATATCCGTGGAGGAAAGGCCTCACAGCTTGGTATATTTATTTCAAAG GTGGTGCCAGATTCAGATGCCCACAGGGCAGGACTGCAAGAGGGCGATCAGGTGCTTTCTGTCAATGATGTGGACTTTCAAGACATTGAGCATTCAAAG GCTGTGGAGATTTTAAAGACTGCAAGAGAGATTTTGATAAAGGTTCGATACTTCCCTTACA ACTACCAGCGGCAGAAGGAGAGGACTGTACACTAG